ATAACTTATAATACACATGCCTTTAATCAGGGACAATATACATTTTGAGACCAGTAAAGTAAAAGTCTTATATTAAGGCTTTGATTACTTGTTTCAATACATGTGGTTTGGGGGGATTTGTTATTATCTAGACGAAGCAGTGAGTATCGTACAATATCAAATGTGAAAACGTGATAAAAACGTTAGTAAAATGTTATTGCGCTtaatttcaataatataaaGTGTTTTGTTAACAATATTGCGCAAGGTCTCAATTACAGCATATTATGTTTCTTCTGTAATAtaatactgaaaaatattttaaaggttTGAGGAAAACATGAACAGATTATTTTTCTCGTATTAccttttaatgatataaattaaGTTGCTACGCAATTATGCACCAGCCTCGCTTCAGCACAcacaaacaaatcaacaataacaaggtttgtgtttttttcatataattaaGTGCCTTTTgctattaataatatttttgaaaccatgtagtaatttaattttatgtttcattCGAGCTGTTAATGATAATGTTTTTAtaccccatttatgggcattatgttttctagtctgcgCGTTCGTTCGTTCCTCCGTTCGTCTGTTATTCCGTTCTTctgttcgtcccgcttcaggttaaagtttttggtcgaggtagtttttgaagaagttgaagtccaatcaacttgagatttagtacacatgttccctgtgaTACGATCTTTCTAATATAAATGCTAAATTAGAGATTTTCACCCATTTTCACCGTCCACtggacatagaaaatgatattgtagatggggcatccgtgtactgcgaacacattcttgttttaatataattgttaGTTGTCTTTCCGtcgttgttttatatttgaccaTTGCgtaatatgttataatatatcGTACATTTTTGTTGCacattggtacatgtatcttctaccgttattttcatttgacgGGAAATCAAGCAATGGCCATGTAGCacattacatatatacatatgtagtTTTGATATGCCCGCACATTCAAtctaatgaaaacaaaatagctATGTGATattaacaagaaaacaaaatctaaaaaagatgaattataactataattttttttccctttctGCAGTCTCCAAGTAGTTAACAGGATGATTTTGTTCGCCTTATTTTTCCTTCTTGGGTGCGTTTCTGTGATCAGATCAGACACTTGTTATGGACAGAAGGAAATTTCTCTTATATCAAGTATAGAGTCCACtttaaatactttgaaaaacAGTTTGAAAGGTAAGGTCCTAAATAACTTACTCTGTTATGCAATATACCTTAAATTATTTCTCAGACTTCTTGATTCTCTATTGGGTAGgaaagaatgaaaatgtgaACTGGTGTAAGTTCAGTAGCTGTAGTAAAGACAATTGCAATTCCGAAATGAGATATATCTCCGATGAAATTGAAGGAAACAGTCTGGAAAAAGATGTCAGTACTACTTCTGAGTAGATTAATTGTATCATTATAATGTGCCATTTATATCCAatgaaacatgattttttttacatttagatTTGCACGGATAAATTAACGTATAATTCTTATCAATCAAGAACACTCCAACTAGTCAGACTGTAATGTGTGCATTTGTCATGGGACAGCAGGGTTTCTACTATATAATTATACTACAACAATTGCTATTTCCACAGGGAAATCTGCTGGGTGTCCATCGGGATGGAAGGAGTACAAGAATCATTGCTATTATACTTCACCTGACACCAAAACGTGGAATAAAGCTGAggtttgtttcatttatttacaaatttacaaaaaaatcagcaagTTCTTTCtgtggtgtcttgtactgaagttcaaaataaatcgtttttgtcAATGttataaggcagcaaccatttgattttcgggggggggggggggggggggacgctttgggtttttttactggacaatttttttttttcgcggcgaaaaacaatctattttttcaaGTCTAAAACAattcttttctttcaattttaccattacatatagtggcagctgagggtgaaataaacattttttttcttctcagaatcaaaaacaaacaaaaaaattttctccaaaaactggaaacaaacttttttttcaaaaaaaaacatagccccccctccccccccccccccccccgaaaatcaaatggttgctgccttattgTTCTATCATGATCGATAACTTTTGGATTTTTGTCTAATAAAACTACAGCAAATGAAATTCATATTGTAATAAAGCATACTGGATTATAATTACATCATTCTATATTTTGAATCATctatataacaattttaaactgTGTCGTGATTTTTCTCATTGCgagtattaaaaataatatcaaattagTTTTTAACAACAATTCATGTGTGCCTATTatcacttttatttgtttatattgcgCTTTTCATGCCTTCTAGAAAATATGCATACAGATGGGTGGGTACCTAGCACAGATAACAGATTCTGCTGAAGATGCATGGGTTGTAAACTTGCTGAGAAGTAAGTAATtgcattatttattatattaaaaagtaaCTTAGTTAGATTTGTCTTTTCGTCGTCTTTGTTTTCGCCGTGGTGCTACATGTGTATGGACTTGTGACCATTTTACCTGTCCCTTATTGACTGGTTTATAGaattaggccgtgttcacaccaaaagccatgtacagtaaacatgtttacatttagtTTACCGTAATGCACACTGGTtttacattacatttgttcacatccatacaccttgtttagctacctgtacataagttttgttcacacttgtaaactatgtgtcatttaaatgttcattacgtagaaccgaaTGCAAATTTTTGGGACAGTTTTTCTGGTAGTTTGGGAACAACCGTTTGACTTTAAAAAGAGGGGAGTCCTTGCTAAATATTttgatccccaatttgataaaaaaaaaaaataatattctggtcatacagatgataaaaaaaaatcggaatcCAGAGCTTcacccatacattatagtgttaaatattgtaaaataaataaaatttgattgctAGCATCGacaaaaaactgaataaaacGTTTGCGCGAGAAAAATAATCTGACTCAACCCCAATTTTTAAGTCAGATGGTTGCtcctttatgaaagccattttgagatattagggatcactacatttttttcttttctgtttgtttcaaattgtatttcttctccaaggagtatttggtaaaggaatagggtaacttttttatttttattttaagtgtaatttgacggatctgagatactaaacaaacatatcatttacctcactttttttagtcatgcatttatgcgtgaatcgttgtttgagaaaagaccagtggcgaatatctctgtgtacgtcaagtcgattcgggaagaccttttcaaatgaattaggtagcaactatttatttctttttttttttggaaaaagggggagggtggTGGCGGGCCGGGGCGTGggcttttcctttttttttcaggacaaattttggtgacaagtcgaaatcaattttagcattatatatagtggctgagctgagggtgaaacaaacatttttttttcagggccaaaaacgggaaacatttcttttttccaaaaaaaaaaccatagtcCACCACCCCAAACCCCCTGCCTTTATGTTTAATACTCAACTATAATGCTCCCCCCCCcaaaatcaattggttgctgccttatgggttcggcaatgatgctgtTTTGTGAGTCTTGAtcaggggttaataaagtacgttaaaaaaatttaacaaaaaaaactgtaaaatttagacaaccatttctgtaaagaactatactaattatcaaaaatatcaattttactcaaaaatagttttctccttaaatatatacacggtaaaactaatgtcctaaatgcctagttttgtgtacacttaacctacacaaggcctacattgactatcgactgtgtgtagataaaacatgatttaaactacatgtaaacattgagttttatcaatgggaacgcaattgtgtttagtttacgtgtgagttacactaacacaacaccgaatttaggtcaatgtgaacacggccttacatagcatatataatatttttttgtagaaatcAATAATGCAGtgcaaaatttaaattgatattttgtgttttacaatttatagcATAAACAAAACaccataattttgtttaattaacaCTAATTTCTTCAACAGAAGCGGTTCAGCATCCCGCTGGCTATTGGATGGGTGCGGAAGACTTTAAAGACGGGAAATGGAGATGGACCAATGACTCATCTAAACTTCAATATTCCCATTGGAATGGTTATGAACCAAGCAATAGTGGAGGTGTAGAGCATTGTGCTCACTTTTGGAAATATGCGAATTTTAGATGGAACGATGCTCCCTGCTATAATAGTAATGGTATGGGCtacatttgtgaaaaaaacgaaGGTAAGAAAAATGGCTGTAATAAAAAATTACTAACTTACAGTTTTAAAGTGCGAtgtaagattattttttaaatcaaaatttaacaattgGTGATTTTTATGAGAAATTGTtcgtttttgatgaatttgTCCATTTgtgaatttgaattatttatatatatttgatagtcTTGGTCATCATAAAAAAAGGgatgtttgtttgttatttgttgaatGTGTTGTTATTTTATCAATACAATTAAAGATTAAGAAATTGATGCTATTCAGATCCAAAATAGTATTCTCTATTGAGAcagtattaaatttttgaaaaacttatcttttaatatttttttgttacagTGATCCCGATGTTTTCTTGACTCAAAACTGATGAAACCTTGACAAGATGAAAGTGAAACGGCATtgcaatatataaaaacaaaaaaataaaaattgaaaaattaatggTTTTTCTTAAGtatcttataattatattaaaaatattaaggaGATGTgctatgatttccaatgagaaaactatccaacaaagttcaaatgaagtggatgtaagcaaatTGAATTATAATAGGCAACCTTAATTATGGCCTTCGATAATGAGAAACATCCATATTGTCTAGTCGGCTCTAAAAAGCCCCTAACAGGAAAAGTACGgcctaatttataaaaataaaaactataaagtaCTAGAATAAAGTTGCTTACTAGATGGAAAAATAGACATCGACTGGTGACTTAATTTCACTTATTTGCCCGGCAATCAATTAACGTAACTCAAAAGACGAAACCTCCAAATTTGAAaacatagtaaaaaaaatcaaaagataagcAGTTATTGAAGGTAATGTTTTGATAATGGTTTTGATACAGTTTACGAGAGAATACCTGATTCTGTGGTTAAACTTTAAGAGAAAGCTTGGGCAACGAATAAACGACTCACTATTTACCTTTatgaaaacattttacaaatgcATGTTATTGATAGCTCCCGCTGATGTTCTTTTGGAAAATCAATTTGATAAGTCTAGATATTACTCAAGTCGTTATTAGGGGCGTCTTAAAATACTTTAGACCAAGTGTTGTCTTGTCACAGGGAAAACTGTAGTTGTAAACGTGtacttttgcaatatttttcacAAACTGTTCCATGTGGTCTTCCGTGATATTGTTGACTTAGGGAAAGAAAGAAACGATCTACAAGACAACTACCAATATTCCTTCTTTTCTATAAAATCGTCTTTTCTTTATTAGACAcaaagttatatatttgttcatgAATTTGTTGGGTTTTGTGCTTGATGTAGCAAAGAGTATACATAACTAGTAACTATAACTGTATAAACAATCTCAGGGTAACTTTGTGTACACTAAGGGAGATTGGAATCCGTTTTGAATACCAGTTAATATCATGGATCAGTAAAAGTACAGTTTCCTCATTGTTGTATCATACATATAACAACAGTGAACTATGTTTAAATTTTGCTGTCTCAGAAATTAAGACAAATTGAACGAAGCTACTTCTGAATCACCTAGTTTCATAAAGACGAGTATCTATCAGACTGTATTCCAGTACTTTTTTGCTGGAAGgcaaaacttaaaataaaaacccACACACACAAAGAACAAGTCCACATTTCATAGAATAATCACTGACATTGGTAATATAATCAAAGTACTAAAGTACTGAACATCGAATGACCACAAGTTCTTGTAGATGGCAAAATGCACTTGTCACAGAAAAAATCACACCTCTATAACTGAAACTAAGGTTACTGTACAGACTTTTTTTATGAGACAAGAGCGTGGGtgatgaataaatgacaggAATTTCAACCCCTCcgtaataactattatattgtagTAATAAAAATCAGTATACACTAgtttattgttatataattattcatataacagtaacatgtatacatattttgttatccatttgtatatcattttattctACTATTGTAATAATAGTGCAGTGCAAGTGCATAGTGCACACTCTTCTgtagaaattcattttttctaaaagattggATATGAGTAGACATTCATATTTtccctaaaaaaaaacaatattcgaTGCAGAATTACCTCCCCTTACCGTGAGTGTCACAAAACGTTCTTTGAGATATTCGTCCGAaagatttgactttttttcGGTACGTGTGCATAGAtattatcaatgaattttacTTATATACAACTATATTTCTAAacgacaaaacattttcatattattaatttatgttcTAAACAACCATATTTTTATCAGTATTCTTGAAGGGATGTATTTATAACAAACGATAAGGAATGCTATCTAGCACTCGTTAATATCCGCGTagttatcatgtttatagatcAGTTAAAAACCCAAAACATTCGGAATATccgctgtaaaaaaaaataccattttaaCATACTTGCTACTCTTTTGTCATTAAATCATTCGATGTATGTTACCGGAAATCTCGTATCATGCATCTTTCaaagactttttaaaaataaaaagggatATCTGCGAAAGAACTAAATAGGAGGTCGATTAAGTTTAGAACTGTGTGACACAAGATATTACTTgcatgacagttgttatttgTCCGGCATACCTTTTGGGTTCTTTagctacatgtacaatgtagctatatatttagattttacCCACAATTTCTTCCGCATTATGCGTTCAccatatataaaatacattgtagttgtttattttttcattctttgtgacttagatggacagttgtctagttggcattcatatcacatcttcttaattATAGTCAGTGTATTCAGCTACATACGTCACTAAAAATCCaaacttaaaatattataaGGCGTAAATATTATTTGCAATAAATGGCCACatggtttttttcaaattgtcaacACAATCCAGGCTATAATGCGGTTTCTGggtttattaaaattgaataaggaaatgtggaatgtgttaaagagacaacaatcagACCAAAGTTCAGAAAACAGCCAAAGACCACTAAAGAGTTTTCTCATACACAATTAACTGTCCCTGGTCACGCTAACTTGTAACTGACTCTACGGtagggttttgctcattgttgaaggccgtatagcgacctatagttgttaatttagtgtcattttggtcttatgTGAAGAGTTGTCCCATTGAAAATCACACTACGTCTCTATAGTCATACGAAACTCCGTAACATAGCAATGAcaaaaaattgaagaagaaaaataaataagactaacaagactaacaaaaatCAGAAGTTAAACTTGCTTTGTGATATCTCAACCTTCTCCTACACTTCTTGCCAATATAAAATAACGAACACACGGCAAAACTGCATGCTTCTAATATTCGGtttccacaaaaaaatatacagatactTCAAGGAAAAGATGACCGCGAAATCGCGGTACAAATTGGTTTGTGAAGAAACaggaagtgtttttttttttaatttggcgGGCAGTACGGACACTAAGCATGCGCGAAAACCTATAAGACAAGGATCACTAACGGTGTCCGAATTgtgatattttctttaaaatatggcttttctgttgaaaaaaaaagttgttccGAAGATAAATTTAGGCACTACCAAGTACTACATTAATATACATGTGCGTCATATCACAAATATGTTCCTTGTATAGTTCTGCGGAGTTGCAAATCAATGAAATCGGTGTCTTTTTTTGTTCATAGAATAGATGATGGAAATCTTATCGggttttttaaaagtatattgcCAATCTATCAAAATTCAGATTAAATGTATAAGAGGATTCGATTAGCTATAgcaaggaaatataaaaaagggtttatattaaaagaatgtattcgagaaggaaaaaaaaaacccgcagcattttttgtttagtttttattatttaaaatgatagCAATATTCTCgtgtttagttttctgtttgttttttatgaCGGTTTCATATTACGGTAGtactgtataaaatatattctcTTCATAGGCtcgtttattattattgaaattaaataactcgaGTTGATATCAATCGATATCTAATTCTCACTCGTTATGAAACCTATAAGTAATTACGATATCATCAGCAATGTTTAGGAAGAATAACCGATATTTACCTATAATTATAGGTTAAATTAGAAATTTTGTGTAAACTATCTGGAAAATTACTCAGATTTCAACTTTATCAATAATTGACATTATATCTTTATATCtacttaaaagagggacgaaagataccaaagggacagtcaaatgtTTTCTGAATAAACT
This is a stretch of genomic DNA from Mytilus trossulus isolate FHL-02 chromosome 6, PNRI_Mtr1.1.1.hap1, whole genome shotgun sequence. It encodes these proteins:
- the LOC134722866 gene encoding perlucin-like protein translates to MILFALFFLLGCVSVIRSDTCYGQKEISLISSIESTLNTLKNSLKGKSAGCPSGWKEYKNHCYYTSPDTKTWNKAEKICIQMGGYLAQITDSAEDAWVVNLLRKAVQHPAGYWMGAEDFKDGKWRWTNDSSKLQYSHWNGYEPSNSGGVEHCAHFWKYANFRWNDAPCYNSNGMGYICEKNEVYERIPDSVVKL